GCTACCACCAAGCTTGACCGCCTCAGATAATGTCGCCACAATTTCATGATGCAATTTACCGAGTTCTTCATCTGTTAGCGACTGGGCAAGACGTTCTGGATGTAGACGCGCTCTAAATAAAGCTTCATCAACATAAATGTTTCCAAGTCCTACCACTGTTTTTTGATCGAGCAAGACAACTTTTATTTTTCGATTCGTTTTAGAAAAGGCCTGTTTCAAGTGCAGGGTGGTAAACTGTTCGGAAAACGGCTCAACACCTAGTTTTGCTAATGGAAGGACCTCGTTCTCTTGACCTCGTGGGAAGATATGCATCGTTCCAAACTTCCTTACATCTTGATAGCGTAATTCGGTTCCATCTGTAAAATGGAAGATCACATGTGTGTGTGGTGGCCATTCGTCATCGGCGTTATAAAGTCCGTATCGTCCCTCCATTCGCAAATGAGAGATCATTACGACATCATCTAATTCAAACAAGAGAAACTTCCCTCTTCTGTTGATCTCTTGGATGGTCTGTCCTTTTAACAGGACCTCAAATTCCGCTGTATCATCAGGTTGCTTAATAATATTAGCCCAATTAATCGTTACATAAGATATTGTCTTTCCAAGGACAAGCTTTTCTAATGAACGTCGAACCGTCTCTACCTCTGGCAATTCAGGCATCTTTTTCTCTCCTTACTTCGCATCATACCAAGAGTCACCCGCTGAAACATCCACCTTTAATGGAACAGCCAACTCTAAAGCCTCTTCCATGACTTTCGGTACAAGCTTCATCATTTGATCATACTCACTTGGTGGGACTTCAAAGATTAATTCATCATGCACTTGTAACAATAATTTACTCTCGAGTCCTAATGAATCAAGCTGATCAGCCATTTCAACCATTGCTTTTTTTATAATGTCAGCAGCGGTTCCTTGAATAGGCGTATTCATCGCAGTTCTTTCTGCAAAACTACGTTGATTAAAGTTACGGCTTGTCAGCTCAGGCAAGTAACGACGTCGATGCAACAGAGTCGATACATACCCTTTCTCACGTGCCTCTTCTACAATATTTTCCATATAATCCTTCACACTTGGATAACTCTTAAAGTAGCGCTCGATAAATTGTGCAGCTTCTTTTCGGGTGATGCCTAGATTTTGAGACAATCCGTAATCACTAATGCCATACACAATCCCAAAGTTTACGGCTTTTGCACTTCTACGCATGTTGGACGTTACGTCTTCTTCTTCAACATGAAACACATCCATCGCCGTTTTTGTATGAATATCCAAGTCCTCTTTAAAGGCGGAAATTAATTTTTCATCATTAGCAATATGTGCAAGGACTCTGAGCTCAATTTGAGAATAATCGGCAGCTAGTATTTTCCACCCCACTTTAGACGGAATGAACGCTTTACGAATCTTTCTTCCTTCTTCTAAACGAATAGGGATGTTTTGTAAGTTTGGATCAGTCGAACTTAACCTCCCCGTTTGAGTAAGTGCTTGATTAAAACGAGTATGGATCTTTCTCGTATCTTCATGCGTGACTTTTAGCAATCCTTCGATATACGTCGAGTTTAACTTTCCGAGTTGGCGATAATGCAAGATATGTTGAATAATCTCATGCTCACCTGCTAGCTTGTCTAATACATCCGCTGAAGTGGAATAACCCGTTTTCGTTTTCTTAATAGGAGGGAGTTCTAGCTTTTCAAATAATACTTCGCCAAGTTGTTTAGGAGAATTGATGTTAAACGACTCCCCAGCAAGATCATGAATGTCTTTTTCTAATTTAGCGAGCCTCTCTTCTAGATCGGCACCAATGTCTTTCAGTTGATCAACATCGACCCTTATTCCCTCTGTTTCCATACGACCAAGCACTACAGACAGTGGCATCTCTAGCTCTTTAAACAATTCCAACTGTTCATTTTTATTTAACTCTTCTTCCATCTTTTCTTTGAGCTGATGGATCACTTCAGCTTTTCGAACAAGGTGTTCAGCAAGCACATCTTGATCAGGCACTTTGCGTTTTGCCCCTTTTCCATACACTGCTTCGTCTTGTTGAATCCTGCTCGCTCCCTTACGACTTGCAATATCTTCAAGATCATGTGAGGAATGAGATGGATCAAGGAGGTAAGATGCCATCAATAAATCAAAATCTACCCCATCAAGTAGGACATCTTTCCATCCAAGAACAACAACACCACGCTTAGCGTCAAGGAGCCACTTCTTTTTCGTCTCATCTTTTGCCCATTCCACAAATAGATCAGACTTTAAAGCAACCTCAGTCGGAATGAAGTAACGCCCTTCTTTATGTACAAGTCCAAAGCCTAAAATGTCCGCTTGGTGATAGTTTTCTTCTAAAACTTCAATGATCATTGCTGCGGGAGAAACAAGATGTTCTGCCTTGATCTCCTCTAACACTTCATACGTCACTTCCTCAAGTGGCGTATCATCAACTAGCTCGCCTGAATCAAATTGATTCACTAATGATTTAAACTCTAAATCTTTAAAGAGAGAAACGACTTTTTCTTCGTTATAGTCTCCAAAAGCCAATTCTTCAAGTGTTCCTTCATATGGCACTTCGGTATAAATCGTTGCAAGCTCTTTACTCATTAATGCTTGTTCTTTGTTATCAGCAAGCTTCTCTTTAAGTTTCTTTCCTGATATCTCATCAATCGAATCTAATACTTTTTCAATCGTACCGAATTGCTTCAATAATTTTAGAGCGGTCTTTTCACCTACTCCCGGTACACCCGGAATATTATCCGAACTATCTCCCATTAAGCCTTTCATATCAATGATTTGAATAGGCTTAATGCCATACTTCTCATCGATCAATGCTTCATCATATGCTTCAACATTGGTAATCCCTTTTTTCGTCAGTGCTAC
Above is a genomic segment from Bacillus sp. FJAT-45037 containing:
- the polA gene encoding DNA polymerase I; translation: MKKLVLIDGNSIAYRAFFALPLLNNDKGVYTNAVYGFTTMLLKIIEEEKPTHMLVAFDAGKTTFRHKTYDSYKGGRQKTPPELSEQFPLLRELLDAFNIKRFELNNYEADDIIGTLAKQAEKEKWEVKVVSGDKDLLQLVSDQVTVALTKKGITNVEAYDEALIDEKYGIKPIQIIDMKGLMGDSSDNIPGVPGVGEKTALKLLKQFGTIEKVLDSIDEISGKKLKEKLADNKEQALMSKELATIYTEVPYEGTLEELAFGDYNEEKVVSLFKDLEFKSLVNQFDSGELVDDTPLEEVTYEVLEEIKAEHLVSPAAMIIEVLEENYHQADILGFGLVHKEGRYFIPTEVALKSDLFVEWAKDETKKKWLLDAKRGVVVLGWKDVLLDGVDFDLLMASYLLDPSHSSHDLEDIASRKGASRIQQDEAVYGKGAKRKVPDQDVLAEHLVRKAEVIHQLKEKMEEELNKNEQLELFKELEMPLSVVLGRMETEGIRVDVDQLKDIGADLEERLAKLEKDIHDLAGESFNINSPKQLGEVLFEKLELPPIKKTKTGYSTSADVLDKLAGEHEIIQHILHYRQLGKLNSTYIEGLLKVTHEDTRKIHTRFNQALTQTGRLSSTDPNLQNIPIRLEEGRKIRKAFIPSKVGWKILAADYSQIELRVLAHIANDEKLISAFKEDLDIHTKTAMDVFHVEEEDVTSNMRRSAKAVNFGIVYGISDYGLSQNLGITRKEAAQFIERYFKSYPSVKDYMENIVEEAREKGYVSTLLHRRRYLPELTSRNFNQRSFAERTAMNTPIQGTAADIIKKAMVEMADQLDSLGLESKLLLQVHDELIFEVPPSEYDQMMKLVPKVMEEALELAVPLKVDVSAGDSWYDAK
- the mutM gene encoding DNA-formamidopyrimidine glycosylase, with product MPELPEVETVRRSLEKLVLGKTISYVTINWANIIKQPDDTAEFEVLLKGQTIQEINRRGKFLLFELDDVVMISHLRMEGRYGLYNADDEWPPHTHVIFHFTDGTELRYQDVRKFGTMHIFPRGQENEVLPLAKLGVEPFSEQFTTLHLKQAFSKTNRKIKVVLLDQKTVVGLGNIYVDEALFRARLHPERLAQSLTDEELGKLHHEIVATLSEAVKLGGSSIKSYVNGQGEMGMFQQQLVVYGRTNEPCQACGTEIVKTVVGGRGTHFCPVCQN